TGAATATAACAATGGATCAGATAGAGGTTATTGATCATTGactaatgtttaatatttcaCTTCTATTTGTTAATTTGCTGAAAGAGTTTGATGGTTCACCTTCACCCAAAttctttgttttacttttgcagTCAACTATTACCACACGGTGCTTTTATCCTTAGATTagtcaaacaattttttaagaGATGTGCGTTGCCAGAGCTAAGGAGAAAGCTATACTCAATTACAAAACTTTTGCTCTTATTCATGGGTGCTGGTATGTAAGCatctctttaaatatttttgcagCGGTTTACTCACAAGTGCATTTTTAGTGGAAAATAtggacaaaataataatagtaattgaACAAATCACTATTACTTTTCGCACACAGCtactaaattatgaaaaagttACTATTTGGAGTGGTTCTAACCATAAAAGAGTATGATCTTTTTTAACTTGAATATTGGTTTAGAAGCTCTGTTTTTCTATGTATTTGACGAATGGGCGCTGATTATCTGAACAAATACCACATTTTCAagaggccaaaaaaaaaataataatttgttcaCACATGTCAAGCCAAACAGATGAGGGATTAACCTAAGCTGAAAATCCATGATTTCATCAGCACACTGAACCAAATGTTAAGTCAATTGGAAAATGGTGTGTTTATTCATTTTACTTGATATGGGGAGCTCTAACTTATAAGCCTCTTGTTTTTGGCTGGGTCTACTTGTAATCGTGTTGGCatctattttcttttgctgcatgtcaaaaaaTGGAAGTCTGGGCCTCTGTTGACGTTGGTGCTCGTGCATGTTTGTAAATGAGCTTTTTGGTCATTTGATTTATAGCAGCACTCCACCTGTGATatttaattctctctcttcGAAACAAATATATTCTGACTGTTTTCTTGTTCCTTCACTTATAATATGCTGTATGGTTATGCTTATCTTATTGTTTTCATTCGAAAGCTTTGCACCCTACTCTTTCTGTTTAATTTGAGCTTGCTTTTGTTTGAGCATAGAACTTCTTTTACCTGTTATTCCTTACATCTCATGCAAATTGGAGCTGGTGGTCTTACTAACCCATTCGTATTCTGATCAGGAGTGGCACTACCCCTTGCAGAGGTAGTTGTGGATGATGCATGTGCTGATTTGAATCCAGTTGCTGATGAGAATGGCTGCACAACTTCCAGTCCAACCTTGAAAGCTGCTTCGTTGGTACCTATGCAATCTAGGAGGAAAAGGAAGCATGGTGCTACTCTTGGTTCTTCTGAGGGGCAACTTGAAATAACTGGTTTGGGCATGGGAGTATCAAAAAACCATCCTGCATCTCCAATATCTTTGAAGATAGCTGCACTGGAGGCATTAGAAACTCTTCTCACTGTGGTATGTATATAGTAGGCATAGATATAGAGAATTTCTTGCCTTCATGTATCAATTTTGCTTGAGATTTAAGCCACCCTCTTCTTatcccaaaataataataataataatgataataataaaataaatttaaagaaaaagtctCATATTTAATGAGCAGTAGTAAAATggaattattttatataagatTGATCTTGTTGGATTATGCATTGTTCTCACTCCAAACTACgagttttctttctttgaagTGACAAAAAATATGGAATTTGGTTTTTCTCAACATTAATACCAGTTCCAAGTATGTGTTCAGGCTACCTTACATCTTGTAATAGAATGATGATCATTGAATTGAGCGCAGCTCAATCAAAGCTCAATAATACACTCATCTAAAAGCTGCAGTCGTCTGTTCGCAGGCTTTGTAAGATCCAGTAGAATAAGCAATGTGGCATAATCTAGATTATGTCTTAGCTTGGTCATTTATGCatgaacttagaaaaataatgcattatttcaaataatcatttttgCTCTTATCTCCACACAAggaaattatcaaattccttATGAAGCACTTTGCATTTTTTTGTATGTTTCTGACCTAACATAagtattaattagttaaagaACTTTTTAATGTTTCACAGGCTGGTGATTTGGGATCAGCATCCTGGCGACCAACTGTTGATCTCCTTTTGATTACCATAGCAACAGATTATTGTAAAGAGGGGTGGGGCAATGAGGAGAGTCATAGTACTGCCTTGCCCGATGATCCAATCATAAGCTTAGCGGATTTGCAGCTTTCAGCATTACGTGCACTTTTGGCATCCCTCCTTTCCTCAGCTCGAATGCGTCCCCCACATTTTGGCAGAGCCCTTGAGCTTTTCGGAAAAGGTAATTTTTTCTGGAAATTTACATGTGGTAACGTCACTTCATCATGATGGGAACAACAATGGCAATTTACACATGCTCCGTTCTCTTGGGTTTACCATATGCAACATAGTTTTCTTAGCACAAATTGTTTGTTATTGGTTTCTGCAGGCAAGCAACAAGCTGGTAGAATGCTTGCTGGATTTTGTGCCAGTGCTCTACTAGCCTTGGAGGTGCTTATACATCCTAGATTCCTTCCACTGGAACGTTTTCCTTGCAGAATTCTAGAAAATATACACTCTGGTGGTCAGAAGCAAAGCACTAGTGGCATGCATGGAACAGGACAGCGTGCTTCTGACTCTTTCGACGATGACTTGTATGAGACATGGTTTGGTGATGGCCATCCCACTGAGATTCCAGTGCATGGCCCTGGCGAGAATGTGGCTGGTTCACCTGGTACAAAAGTTTCAGAGAGAAACAATGAGGAGCAAGCAGGTGTTGGGCTGAGAAACAATGAGGATGAAGCTATGGTCGAGTCACAACATTTTCAGGAACTTCCATATTCAAAAGGTGTCATAGATTCTACGGTTGCAGGTGATCTAAAACTCCCTGAAAGGGAAACTGAGGCTGAAAGGGAAACTGAGGTAGCAGTACCAGAAGGTGGTTTAGATGGCAAGAGTCATGAAACAGCATCTAGTAAAGATTTCATAGCAGGCAAGGGTGATGGGTTTGCTAAGGTAGGCGGAAATGCTCCCACAGCATCATATGCTGAGAAAGGCAAGAAACCTGTTTGGGATTTGGATGATGACTCATCGATGGATTCATTTCCTGATATTGTAGATGTGGATCCAGATTCTGATGCCGATGGTGACGAATCAGGatgaaatttttgtaattaatgtGATAGTCCAAAGGATGTTGTTAATAGATGTTTGCTTTTTTAAGTGGTGTTTAGAAGTACAATTAAGCGGACCATCATCCGTCCCTGGTTTAAGGTGGATGTATAATTTTGACCTAggaatttttttgttgatcgTTTGCAGTAATTGCAAACTTGCCCTTTTGTTCAACTTAACGCCCTTGTCCTCAACCATCTCATCGAACTTCGATTTTGTggtttataatatatattgtatTTTGAATCATTAGTTGGCTGCTTGTGCTTTCGGACGCttatcacacacacacacacacacacacacacacgaaTATGATACGCTTCAACTAATTTGCTTCCAAGCCTAACATGCCGTAAATTTGTTACCCAGATGGCATGTACTTGAAGTCTTCTGTTTGACATAGTATACTCTCAAGTTGGATTTTGTCAAGCAAATTTCAGCACCAGTACCAGCAACTCCTATTCTTTCATACATAATTTACAGGTCAGACAGGCAAGTTCAATAGTTCAAAGCATGGTAAAACtcttaatagaaaaattgttGGCATTTAGTaggaagaaattaactaaTGGTAGTATCTAATTATTAGAAGATACAAATAGAAAACCAACTTTTGAGATTCAGAGACACTGCACATGGATTTCTAGGCACTTGTCAAAAGCATAAAAGGACACAAGCTAAAAGACAGTGCAAATGGATTTCCAGGCACTTATCACATGCTAAGGAAAACTACTTCAAGTCAAGCAATTGTCAATGTCTTTGAACACAATCAAAGCTTCATCTTTTAACTACCAAGAGACCATTGTGCACAGGCATCTCAGTTTTAAAGACTCTGCCTACCttgtcaaaatgaaaattaaaaaattactcagCAACAACAGTGAATTTAGTATATACCTAGGCTGAACAGCAACACAATTATTCCTAATAATAGCCAAAACTAATCAACAGAAatctaattcaaaaaaaaaatcaacagaaATAAACACTAGAATCCAGGTAACTAATTGCCACATGCATTCTAATAACTGCCACACATTAGACTCCACAAGCTTCCCTCCTGACAGTCAACTTCTCCACAGTCCACATTCAGACAATCTATGACTAGACCCATCCCACTTGGCTGCATGAAGTATTCTTCAATAAccagaaaataaatgaacaaaaaaggGGTTTCTGTTAAGCACAGCTTGAGATGCACACACTACATGAATCTCTTGTGATAGCAAACCACATATTCAagattataaatgaaatttcaagCATATGTTCAATGTGTCCCTACATCACATGGAAAGAGCTGGAGGTCACAGTTCTGTGAACATTTGAAAGGATAAAGCAGGACCATAAACAGAGAACTGAAGTAGGAGCATTGAGGCAAAATCCAAAACCTCTGGACTGTAAGATCTCTCAGAAACAATAAAAGCAGAGTAGATGCAGGTAATGCGAAAAAATGTGACGGGAATCAAATAAGCTGCGACTTTCAGTTTATATGTGTAAACAGAATTTATTATAAACCAAGTACAGAAAAACTGGGAGCAAGTGATTAGCACTTCTAACACATGAATAAATTTCCGAATCCATATAAAAGTGGTAAAAACAGTAAACTGAAAAGAGGCATGACTTAATAGATAGAAGCATTTCTCAGTCAATGGCTTGATGAGAACAAAAATTACCATATGCAAATATCTAACAAAGAAACTACAATCACTATAACcataaaagacaaataaaaaagaaaaaataaaataggaaGTCAGATTCTTACTTTCACTCACTGACCATAAGAAATGGCTGTGTCAAACATTTTATCCTATCACCATAAGGCTACAGCAAGACATTATACAACCTACTAGCTTTCATCATTGTC
This window of the Citrus sinensis cultivar Valencia sweet orange chromosome 8, DVS_A1.0, whole genome shotgun sequence genome carries:
- the LOC102625207 gene encoding uncharacterized protein LOC102625207 isoform X1, whose translation is MDHFKNVYDVKLKPRMLRNLIEEHFPEETQPTRIRYELSKIAFLIRTHKLLSESANDSMEKKLVDSWKSAVDEWVVRVSSLVSSNMPDKCWTGICLLGLTCQECNYDRFLASYSVWFNKLYLHIQQSSESQFVKVASCHSISDLLTRLEKLPNGKKDGSSLAGKLIQPLLKLLNEDNSEAVWEGAAHLFCTILNSFPASVRQYLDSAEATIASKLLSGKCSENMMKKLVYCLALLPKAKGDEESWCLMMQKILLLINSNLNDRFQGLEEENKVTEAVRALVPPGKDPPPPLGDHMLLGEAVDDAAKRSERLTTSSISMLIFCCSTMLTSSYPVRVNIPIRPLLALVDRMLMVDGSVPRSLSPFMTVMQQQSACVELPVLHLYSLELLAAIIEGMHSQLLPHGAFILRLVKQFFKRCALPELRRKLYSITKLLLLFMGAGVALPLAEVVVDDACADLNPVADENGCTTSSPTLKAASLVPMQSRRKRKHGATLGSSEGQLEITGLGMGVSKNHPASPISLKIAALEALETLLTVAGDLGSASWRPTVDLLLITIATDYCKEGWGNEESHSTALPDDPIISLADLQLSALRALLASLLSSARMRPPHFGRALELFGKGKQQAGRMLAGFCASALLALEVLIHPRFLPLERFPCRILENIHSGGQKQSTSGMHGTGQRASDSFDDDLYETWFGDGHPTEIPVHGPGENVAGSPGTKVSERNNEEQAGVGLRNNEDEAMVESQHFQELPYSKGVIDSTVAGDLKLPERETEAERETEVAVPEGGLDGKSHETASSKDFIAGKGDGFAKVGGNAPTASYAEKGKKPVWDLDDDSSMDSFPDIVDVDPDSDADGDESG
- the LOC102625207 gene encoding uncharacterized protein LOC102625207 isoform X2, which produces MDHFKNVYDVKLKPRMLRNLIEEHFPEETQPTRIRYELSKIAFLIRTHKLLSESANDSMEKKLVDSWKSAVDEWVVRVSSLVSSNMPDKCWTGICLLGLTCQECNYDRFLASYSVWFNKLYLHIQQSSESQFVKVASCHSISDLLTRLEKLPNGKKDGSSLAGKLIQPLLKLLNEDNSEAEGAAHLFCTILNSFPASVRQYLDSAEATIASKLLSGKCSENMMKKLVYCLALLPKAKGDEESWCLMMQKILLLINSNLNDRFQGLEEENKVTEAVRALVPPGKDPPPPLGDHMLLGEAVDDAAKRSERLTTSSISMLIFCCSTMLTSSYPVRVNIPIRPLLALVDRMLMVDGSVPRSLSPFMTVMQQQSACVELPVLHLYSLELLAAIIEGMHSQLLPHGAFILRLVKQFFKRCALPELRRKLYSITKLLLLFMGAGVALPLAEVVVDDACADLNPVADENGCTTSSPTLKAASLVPMQSRRKRKHGATLGSSEGQLEITGLGMGVSKNHPASPISLKIAALEALETLLTVAGDLGSASWRPTVDLLLITIATDYCKEGWGNEESHSTALPDDPIISLADLQLSALRALLASLLSSARMRPPHFGRALELFGKGKQQAGRMLAGFCASALLALEVLIHPRFLPLERFPCRILENIHSGGQKQSTSGMHGTGQRASDSFDDDLYETWFGDGHPTEIPVHGPGENVAGSPGTKVSERNNEEQAGVGLRNNEDEAMVESQHFQELPYSKGVIDSTVAGDLKLPERETEAERETEVAVPEGGLDGKSHETASSKDFIAGKGDGFAKVGGNAPTASYAEKGKKPVWDLDDDSSMDSFPDIVDVDPDSDADGDESG